A single Hippocampus zosterae strain Florida chromosome 1, ASM2543408v3, whole genome shotgun sequence DNA region contains:
- the LOC127592453 gene encoding uncharacterized protein LOC127592453 has protein sequence MIARIFFWMLLMLLQQRRAMMSNYTLTQWPAELGPLHQGDPVHLLCSVLFDQKNDTCAGRHSVHWLRVGSHSGLSHADGKTNEECDEMSPKQCIYKFFINVSESDGATYYCALQVCGNFMFANGTKLDLLENVMPVDNSHKEILLFSSILAFSLLVVALLINIIMKKDTAAVSTQSKNPGDYQGWSTFNRDEDSRLNSAVIFTVVESKMLDTAERRKLCLGFAPAAPRTES, from the exons ATGATTGCGAGGATTTTTTTCTGGATGTTGCTGATGCTTCTTCAACAAAGAC GTGCCATGATGTCCAACTACACTCTTACGCAGTGGCCAGCAGAATTAGGCCCACTGCATCAAGGAGACCCGGTCCACCTTCTGTGCTCGGTGCTCTTTGACCAGAAGAACGACACGTGTGCAGGACGACACAGCGTGCACTGGCTGAGAGTCGGATCCCATTCGGGCCTCAGCCATGCCGATGGAAAGACAAATGAGGAATGCGATGAGATGAGTCCCAAACAATGCATCTACAAGTTCTTCATCAATGTCAGCGAGTCGGATGGCGCCACCTACTACTGCGCTCTACAGGTCTGTGGGAACTTCATGTTTGCAAATGGAACAAAACTGGACTTGCTTG AAAATGTGATGCCAGTGGACAATTCACACAAGGAAATTCTTCTATTTTCTTCCATCTTGGCCTTCAGTCTACTGGTCGTCGCCTTACTGATCAACATCATTATGAAAAAAGACACAG cGGCTGTTTCAACACAAAGCAAGAACCCTGGCGATTATCAAGGATGGTCGACATTCAAT AGAGACGAAGACTCCCGCCTTAACTCAGCTGTGATTTTCACCGTGGTGGAAAGCAAAATGCTGGATACGGCAGAGAGACGGAAGCTGTGTTTGGGATTTGCACCAGCCGCTCCACGTACTGAAAGCTAA